The following coding sequences are from one Nicotiana tabacum cultivar K326 chromosome 1, ASM71507v2, whole genome shotgun sequence window:
- the LOC107788649 gene encoding general transcription and DNA repair factor IIH subunit TFB1-1, translated as MADGKVVKRAKYKSSVKDPGVPGVLKLTKERFFFMPNDPTSTTKLNVEFKLIKGHRSSKEGSSKQALLNLMHDQGRSYIFEFDSFPDRDKCREFVASAIAACGEVVKAASEKPAVPHDEQLSAAEMGRRIKLLQDNSELQKLHRQLVIGGILSEAEFWAARKKLLEQGDIKKPKQRVALKNDMWSVKPLSDGQTNRVTFNLTPEVIHQIFAEKPAVRQAYLKFVPGKMSEKEFWTKYSRAEYLHSTKNIVAAAAEAAEDEELAVFLKQDDMLAFEARKKIRRVDPTLDMEADEGDDYMHLPDHGLPLDETKEILEPQYEPFKRSFSQYLNQHAAVVLRGRVIDVELGDTRSVAEAFTRTNQAELAAEVSDESAYRERIAKVSRVAEIEDLQGPHEPPVALLSIKDPRDYFDSQQANAIKALGDGGTGTRQLKFNVSKEDAFCSLKNSISEINSQGLTEPIISPEVALKVLNGLSQNISSTKYHLGKNPHESVLDRLPSATKDELLLHWTSIQELLKHFWSSYPITAKYFYTKVTRLKDAMSQIYPKLQEIKESVQSDFRHQVSLLVQPMLQALDAAFAHYDADIQKRSAKSGERPNGFA; from the exons GCCACAGGTCTTCTAAAGAGGGTTCAAGTAAGCAGGCTCTTCTTAATCTCATGCACGATCAG GGCAGGAGTTATATTTTTGAGTTTGATAGCTTCCCGGACCGCGACAAGTGTCGAGAATTCGTTG CCTCTGCAATTGCGGCTTGTGGAGAAGTTGTGAAAGCTGCTTCTGAAAAACCTGCTGTTCCACATGATGAACAACTCAGTGCAGCAGAAATGGGACGTCGGATTAAGTTACTGCAGGATAATAG TGAATTGCAGAAACTCCACAGGCAATTGGTCATTGGAGGTATTCTATCAGAGGCTGAATTTTGGGCCGCTAGGAAG AAGCTACTGGAACAGGGCGATATCAAGAAGCCAAAACAACGGGTGGCTTTAAAAAATGACATGTGGAGTGTTAAACCTTTATCTGATGGTCAG ACGAACAGAGTTACATTTAACTTGACACCGGAGGTTATTCATCAG ATTTTTGCTGAGAAACCAGCTGTCCGCCAAGCATATTTGAAATTTGTTCCGGGCAAG ATGTCAGAAAAAGAATTCTGGACTAAATATTCAAGAGCTGAATACCTCCACAGCACAAAAAATATTGTTGCAGCAGCTGCTGAGGCTGCTGAAGATGAGGAGCTTGCGGTTTTCTTGAAGCAAGATGACATGTTAGCATTTGAAGCTCGTAAGAAG ATCAGAAGGGTGGATCCAACTCTGGACATGGAAGCAGATGAAGGTGACGATTACATGCATCTCCCG GATCATGGGCTACCTCTGGATGAAACTAAAGAGATTCTGGAACCACAGTATGAACCATTCAAGAGGTCGTTCTCGCAGTACCTCAACCAGCATGCAGCAGTAGTTCTTCGAGGAAGAGTTATAG ATGTTGAGCTGGGTGACACAAGATCTGTTGCTGAAGCATTCACCAGGACAAATCAGG CTGAACTAGCTGCCGAAGTGTCTGATGAGAGTGCATATAGAGAACGGATAGCTAAAGTTTCTCGAGTTGCTGAAATTGAGGATCTTCAGGGACCTCATGAGCCACCAGTTGCATTGCTAAGTATCAAG GATCCTCGGGATTACTTTGATTCTCAGCAAGCAAATGCAATAAAGGCTTTGGGGGATGGTGGTACAGGGACAAGACAGCTGAAATTTAATGTGAGCAAAGAAGATGCCTTTTGCTCCCTGAAGAACTCCATCTCCGAGATAAATTCACAAGGATTGACCGAACCAATAATTAGTCCAGAAGTAGCTCTCAAG GTTCTCAACGGGCTTAGTCAGAATATCTCGAGTACAAAGTATCATCTGGGAAAGAACCCCCATGAGAGTGTTTTAGATCGGCTGCCTAGTGCAACGAAAGATGAACTATTACTC CATTGGACATCAATTCAGGAATTATTGAAGCACTTCTGGTCATCTTATCCAATAACCGCAAAATATTTCTACACCAAG GTGACTAGATTAAAGGATGCAATGTCTCAGATATACCCCAAGTTGCAG GAGATCAAGGAATCTGTGCAATCGGATTTCAGGCATCAAGTTTCCCTTCTTGTACAGCCAATGCTTCAG GCTTTAGATGCTGCCTTTGCCCATTATGATGCAGATATACAGAAGAGATCTGCCAAAAGTGGGGAGAGACCAAATGGATTTGCTTAG